The following are from one region of the Aquirufa lenticrescens genome:
- a CDS encoding FKBP-type peptidyl-prolyl cis-trans isomerase has product MLKYLVLFFAIALGISSCSVENPVEQEVSKNNTDIQNYLKQRNLTYQSTADGMYYSIASTATTSTPSVADLVTLHYKLTLLDGTFVDSTSKSANQSKSIVFGVSQSLFTLPVSLMKAGDKGTFLLPSSLAFGANTFGNVPAYAVIKAEVEVVSIKNQADQITAMQTTYGFTTPEKTTSGLVFQKTVENPTGAAIVTGQLVKVNYVGRLGYGYIQTDASNKVIYDSKFGSGTLSFTAGAGQLISGFEEAALKLKVGEKAKAILPHTSAYGATGNSTIPGYSPLYFEIEVVSAQ; this is encoded by the coding sequence ATGCTTAAGTATTTGGTTTTATTTTTCGCGATAGCGTTAGGTATATCAAGCTGTTCTGTTGAGAATCCTGTTGAACAGGAGGTTTCTAAGAATAATACGGATATACAAAACTATTTAAAGCAACGTAATCTAACCTATCAAAGCACAGCAGATGGAATGTATTATTCGATCGCATCTACTGCTACTACTTCGACTCCTTCCGTGGCAGATTTAGTTACATTGCACTATAAATTAACTTTATTAGATGGCACTTTCGTTGATTCTACATCGAAATCAGCTAACCAGTCTAAGTCCATCGTTTTTGGGGTTTCTCAAAGCTTATTCACCTTACCCGTATCATTAATGAAAGCAGGGGACAAAGGCACTTTTTTGTTGCCTTCCTCTTTGGCTTTTGGGGCTAATACGTTTGGAAACGTACCGGCCTATGCCGTGATTAAAGCGGAAGTAGAAGTAGTTTCTATTAAGAACCAAGCCGATCAAATTACGGCTATGCAGACCACTTATGGATTCACAACACCTGAAAAAACCACTTCAGGCTTAGTTTTTCAAAAGACGGTAGAAAATCCAACGGGAGCAGCCATCGTGACCGGCCAACTAGTGAAAGTGAATTATGTGGGTCGTTTAGGCTATGGGTACATCCAAACGGATGCTTCGAACAAGGTTATATATGATTCTAAATTCGGTTCAGGCACCTTGTCTTTTACTGCAGGTGCAGGACAGTTAATTTCTGGGTTTGAGGAAGCTGCCTTAAAATTAAAAGTGGGTGAAAAAGCCAAAGCTATTCTACCTCATACAAGTGCTTATGGCGCTACTGGTAATTCAACAATCCCAGGCTATTCTCCTTTGTATTTTGAAATCGAAGTAGTTTCAGCTCAATAA
- the rdgB gene encoding RdgB/HAM1 family non-canonical purine NTP pyrophosphatase: MLPILYLATQNKHKVEELSALLQDHFDVRDLSTLALTEEIPETGSTLTENSLQKARYIAEKFQVSCLADDSGLEVEALGGAPGVYSARYAGEPKDDQANLQLLLQNLQGKSDRNARFVTVLTYYSEGSYHFFEGEIKGNIVEVPRGTQGFGYDPIFQPEGERRTFAEMTLAEKNKIAHRARALEKFKNFLDETQKCADV, from the coding sequence ATGCTCCCCATTCTTTATTTAGCCACCCAAAACAAGCACAAAGTCGAAGAACTTAGCGCCTTGCTACAGGACCACTTTGACGTTCGGGATTTAAGCACATTAGCGCTCACGGAGGAGATTCCAGAAACGGGTTCAACCTTAACAGAGAACTCTCTCCAAAAAGCCCGATACATCGCGGAAAAATTCCAAGTTTCTTGTTTAGCAGATGATTCAGGTTTAGAAGTAGAAGCCTTAGGTGGCGCTCCAGGCGTCTATTCGGCCCGTTACGCAGGTGAACCTAAGGATGATCAAGCAAATCTCCAATTATTGTTACAAAACCTTCAGGGAAAGTCAGATCGCAATGCTCGCTTTGTCACTGTTTTGACTTATTATTCAGAGGGTTCTTACCATTTTTTCGAAGGGGAGATAAAAGGCAACATCGTGGAGGTGCCCAGGGGTACGCAAGGTTTTGGGTATGATCCTATTTTTCAGCCTGAAGGAGAGCGAAGGACTTTCGCTGAAATGACTTTGGCAGAGAAGAATAAAATAGCCCATAGAGCGCGTGCTTTGGAGAAATTCAAAAACTTCTTAGACGAAACACAGAAATGTGCCGACGTATAG
- a CDS encoding DUF5686 and carboxypeptidase-like regulatory domain-containing protein: MKLKFSILLAFFLYFAVFPSLGQFVIKGRVTDAKNGDPIPFASVGLVGVSQGATTNFQGEFTLNSKYSADSLFASFVGYKKRVKKITRGSKLQEVEFQLEPTGREMAEVIVYSGENPAFKILRGVIRNRAKNDRSKLSAYEYDSYAKMELDVDNISEKFKEKKVMKDIAQAIKKFEKIAGEDGKLVIPTYISESVGKFYYLESPQRKKETITKTNIKGVGVKDGSLISQLVGGNLVANYNFYQNYVGFFGKDFASPIGDNWKGNYSYFLGDTVNVDGHVCYQMDFDPKNPMDLVFRGQMWIDTTSLALVQIDAAVDKGANLNFIDKIKISQELEQTSSGAWLPARTRFLIDLEEITKGSAGMLLKMYISNKDFVVNKPHELGFYDLTTEVAEDAMQPNPEFWKYARHEPLSTQDLMASALIDSVQNLPVVRTYVEIAEIVLSGYKKFNDIEVGPYVSSFAVNKIEGARFRLGFRTNANFDKHWILRGNVGFGTKDLVPKYAAEVNYLFSKKKWTVAGLRHSYDIERVGLTPELIGDNKLFYSFTRWGAFSGAFFRRESEAFFSSEIQKGLTVTTSLNTRSFDPLFRFQFRLNPELGRASAVQDYYQETFATVELRFAKNETFIMNGNERITLATKRIPVITLKYQHGFKGFLGGDFTYDRVTLKAYQTFRLGTMGRSDYTFTAGYTPSNLPAPLLFPHLGNETFFFVRSAYSTMNYFEFVSDQYASIQYNHNFEGLLFNRIPLIKKLKWRFIASGNILMGSQRSANREIMKDVNSPLRSKFLDQYSFDSLDPNKPFAEVGYGIDNIFKILRVQAFHRLTYLDHGNPQRFRLMASVNFSF, translated from the coding sequence ATGAAATTGAAATTCAGCATTTTGCTGGCTTTTTTCTTATACTTTGCGGTTTTTCCCTCTCTCGGTCAATTTGTGATTAAGGGACGTGTTACGGATGCAAAGAACGGGGACCCCATTCCATTTGCATCGGTAGGACTTGTAGGCGTAAGTCAAGGTGCTACGACGAACTTTCAAGGGGAGTTTACGTTAAATTCAAAATATTCAGCGGATAGTCTTTTTGCCTCCTTTGTAGGCTATAAAAAGCGTGTAAAGAAAATAACGCGTGGGTCTAAATTACAGGAAGTCGAATTTCAGTTAGAACCTACCGGCCGCGAAATGGCAGAGGTAATTGTGTATTCGGGCGAAAATCCGGCTTTTAAAATCTTACGTGGAGTAATTCGCAACCGGGCGAAGAACGATCGTTCGAAGCTTTCTGCCTACGAGTATGACTCCTATGCAAAGATGGAGCTTGATGTGGATAATATCTCAGAGAAGTTCAAGGAGAAAAAGGTGATGAAAGACATCGCACAGGCGATTAAGAAGTTTGAGAAGATCGCCGGAGAGGATGGGAAACTTGTTATACCTACCTATATCTCGGAGTCCGTGGGTAAGTTTTATTATTTAGAAAGCCCACAACGTAAGAAGGAAACCATCACAAAAACGAATATTAAAGGAGTAGGAGTGAAGGATGGGTCCTTGATTTCGCAGTTAGTGGGCGGTAATTTGGTGGCGAATTATAATTTCTACCAAAACTATGTCGGCTTTTTTGGAAAGGATTTTGCGAGCCCGATCGGTGATAATTGGAAAGGGAATTATAGTTATTTCCTAGGGGATACGGTCAATGTGGATGGCCATGTTTGCTATCAAATGGATTTTGATCCCAAGAATCCAATGGACTTGGTATTTAGGGGCCAAATGTGGATTGACACCACCTCCCTTGCCTTAGTACAAATCGATGCGGCTGTAGATAAAGGGGCTAATTTGAACTTTATCGATAAGATTAAAATCTCTCAGGAATTAGAACAAACCAGTTCGGGCGCTTGGCTTCCGGCTAGAACCCGATTCCTGATTGACTTAGAAGAAATCACGAAAGGTAGTGCCGGGATGTTATTGAAGATGTACATCTCAAATAAAGATTTTGTGGTAAATAAACCGCACGAATTAGGCTTCTATGATTTAACAACGGAAGTGGCAGAGGATGCGATGCAGCCTAATCCCGAGTTTTGGAAATATGCCCGACACGAACCACTAAGTACACAAGATTTGATGGCCTCAGCTTTGATAGATTCGGTTCAAAATCTGCCTGTTGTTCGAACCTATGTGGAAATTGCAGAGATTGTTTTGAGTGGATATAAGAAGTTCAATGACATTGAAGTAGGTCCTTATGTATCCAGTTTTGCAGTCAATAAAATTGAAGGGGCTAGATTTCGTTTAGGTTTTAGAACGAATGCAAACTTTGATAAACATTGGATCTTGCGTGGAAATGTCGGTTTTGGGACGAAAGATTTAGTGCCTAAGTATGCTGCAGAAGTGAATTACCTCTTCTCTAAAAAGAAATGGACCGTGGCTGGTTTACGGCATTCGTATGATATTGAACGTGTAGGTTTAACGCCTGAACTGATAGGAGATAATAAATTATTCTATTCGTTTACGCGGTGGGGCGCCTTCTCTGGAGCCTTCTTTAGACGCGAATCCGAAGCCTTTTTCTCGTCAGAAATACAAAAAGGATTAACGGTCACGACTTCTTTGAATACGCGTTCATTTGATCCTTTATTTCGTTTTCAATTCCGACTAAATCCAGAGTTAGGACGTGCGTCTGCGGTTCAGGATTATTACCAAGAAACATTCGCGACGGTAGAGTTGCGTTTTGCTAAAAACGAGACTTTCATTATGAATGGCAACGAGCGAATTACGTTAGCTACGAAACGTATTCCTGTCATCACGTTGAAATACCAACATGGATTCAAGGGATTTTTAGGCGGTGATTTTACCTACGACCGCGTTACCTTAAAGGCATACCAAACCTTCCGCTTAGGTACTATGGGTCGCTCGGATTATACGTTTACCGCCGGTTATACGCCATCGAATTTACCAGCACCATTGTTGTTTCCTCACTTAGGAAATGAGACGTTCTTCTTTGTTCGTTCAGCCTATTCCACGATGAATTACTTTGAATTCGTGAGTGATCAGTATGCTTCGATTCAGTACAATCATAATTTTGAGGGTTTATTATTTAATCGAATCCCATTGATTAAGAAGTTAAAGTGGCGTTTCATTGCTTCGGGTAATATTTTGATGGGTAGTCAGCGATCTGCAAATCGAGAAATAATGAAAGATGTGAATAGTCCGTTACGGTCTAAATTTTTAGATCAATACTCCTTTGATTCCTTAGATCCGAACAAGCCATTTGCTGAAGTCGGTTATGGTATTGACAATATTTTCAAGATTTTACGCGTGCAAGCCTTCCATCGATTGACCTATTTAGATCATGGTAATCCACAGCGATTTAGGTTGATGGCCTCTGTTAATTTCTCATTTTAG
- the plsY gene encoding glycerol-3-phosphate 1-O-acyltransferase PlsY, whose protein sequence is MLFILVGLSLLSYLLGSIPTAIWYGDRYHGIDIRQHGSGNAGATNTFRVLGKKAGSIVLFVDALKGFAAASLATVLYTFGLVDWESCVSLKILFGFLAIIGHLLPVFCDFKGGKGVATTLGMVIALHPQAAFASSLVFLLVFAISHYVSLGSMVTSLVFPLLLQLGVFGKELPILIYFGFIISFLVIFTHRKNIGRIISGTENRMYLIPRKGRL, encoded by the coding sequence ATGCTTTTCATACTCGTGGGCCTATCTTTACTAAGCTACCTGTTGGGATCTATCCCGACAGCGATTTGGTATGGCGATCGTTACCATGGTATCGATATTCGCCAGCATGGAAGCGGTAACGCAGGGGCCACTAACACGTTTCGCGTATTAGGAAAAAAAGCGGGCTCCATTGTTTTATTTGTGGATGCTTTAAAGGGCTTTGCAGCAGCGAGTTTAGCGACTGTCTTGTATACGTTTGGATTAGTGGATTGGGAATCGTGCGTAAGCTTGAAGATACTATTTGGTTTCTTGGCCATTATTGGTCATTTATTACCTGTTTTCTGTGATTTCAAAGGAGGAAAAGGGGTCGCAACTACATTAGGAATGGTTATTGCCTTGCATCCGCAAGCGGCCTTCGCTAGTAGTCTGGTCTTTTTGCTCGTTTTCGCGATTTCACATTATGTTTCATTAGGTTCGATGGTAACCTCTTTAGTCTTTCCTTTATTGCTTCAATTGGGGGTGTTTGGGAAAGAATTACCCATTTTGATTTATTTCGGATTTATCATTTCCTTTTTAGTGATCTTTACGCACCGTAAAAATATCGGTCGAATCATTTCAGGAACCGAAAATCGGATGTATCTTATTCCTCGAAAAGGACGTTTATAG
- a CDS encoding dipeptidase: MQSTHEFIAAHKDRFLAELLDLLRIPSISADPAYAGDVRKAAEWVANNLRAAGADHVRLEETPGYPIVYGEKMVDPSAPTVLVYGHYDVQPADPLDLWDNPPFEPVIKEEVIYARGACDDKGQVFMHLKAFEAMLASGNLTCNVKFMIEGEEEVGSDNLGNFVAANKELLKADVILISDTAIIANDIPSIDVGLRGLSYMEVEVQGPNRDLHSGVYGGAVANPINILCQMISSMHDEFNHITIPGFYDGVMEVSAADRAAMAQTPFDLEAYQKDLGIDTVYGEKGFTTIERASIRPTLDVNGIWGGYTGEGAKTVLPSKAYAKISMRLVPNQSSAEITRLFTEHFKAIAPKGVKVKVTAHHGGEGYLMPTDSIAFQAASEAMTTTFGKEPVPTRGGGSIPIVALFEKELGIKSILMGFGLDSDAIHSPNEHYGLFNFYKGIETIPHFFKNFASLSK, from the coding sequence ATGCAATCAACACACGAATTTATTGCCGCTCACAAGGATCGGTTTTTAGCGGAGCTTTTGGACTTATTACGTATTCCTTCGATTTCGGCGGATCCAGCTTATGCAGGAGATGTACGCAAGGCGGCGGAATGGGTTGCTAACAATTTGCGCGCTGCTGGAGCAGACCACGTTCGATTAGAAGAAACACCAGGTTATCCAATTGTATATGGAGAGAAAATGGTGGATCCGTCTGCGCCTACTGTTCTAGTCTATGGTCATTATGATGTGCAGCCAGCAGATCCGTTGGACCTTTGGGATAATCCTCCTTTTGAACCGGTCATTAAAGAGGAGGTCATTTACGCACGTGGTGCTTGTGATGATAAAGGACAGGTTTTTATGCATTTAAAAGCATTTGAAGCGATGCTAGCCTCCGGTAATTTGACTTGTAATGTGAAATTCATGATCGAGGGAGAGGAAGAAGTGGGCTCCGATAATTTAGGCAATTTTGTTGCGGCGAATAAAGAGCTGCTGAAAGCAGATGTCATTTTGATCTCTGATACCGCTATTATTGCGAATGATATTCCGTCTATCGACGTGGGATTACGTGGATTGAGCTATATGGAAGTAGAAGTTCAAGGCCCTAACCGGGATTTACACTCCGGTGTGTATGGCGGTGCAGTGGCGAATCCGATTAATATTTTATGCCAAATGATTTCCTCGATGCACGATGAATTCAATCATATCACTATCCCTGGATTCTATGATGGAGTAATGGAAGTGAGTGCAGCGGATAGAGCAGCAATGGCACAGACACCTTTTGATTTAGAAGCTTACCAAAAAGATTTAGGCATCGACACCGTTTATGGGGAGAAAGGGTTCACGACAATTGAACGTGCCTCGATTCGCCCAACGCTAGATGTCAACGGAATTTGGGGAGGATATACAGGAGAGGGAGCAAAGACGGTATTGCCTTCAAAGGCGTATGCTAAAATCTCGATGCGCCTGGTGCCTAATCAATCTTCGGCTGAAATTACGCGTCTATTTACGGAACACTTTAAAGCGATTGCGCCTAAAGGAGTGAAGGTAAAAGTGACTGCTCACCACGGTGGAGAGGGTTATTTGATGCCTACTGACAGCATTGCTTTCCAAGCAGCCTCAGAGGCAATGACGACCACTTTTGGGAAAGAACCCGTGCCTACAAGAGGTGGCGGTAGTATTCCGATTGTAGCCTTGTTCGAGAAAGAATTAGGGATTAAGTCGATTTTGATGGGCTTTGGTCTAGATTCTGATGCGATTCATTCTCCTAATGAGCATTATGGTCTATTTAATTTTTACAAAGGGATAGAGACGATTCCTCATTTCTTTAAAAACTTCGCGTCATTATCGAAATAA
- the murQ gene encoding N-acetylmuramic acid 6-phosphate etherase, whose product MSENLSALATESSSTYDNLEQQTVDTILRQINAEDKTVPVAVEKVIPAIEALVHEIVKRMKQGGRLFYIGAGTSGRLGVVDASECPPTYGVPHDWVIGLIAGGDSAIRKAVENAEDDEKQAWLDMEAYGIDELDTVVGIAASGRTPYVIGGLRVANARGILTGCIVCNAGSAVAAEAKYPIEVVVGPEYVTGSTRMKSGTAQKLVLNMLSTAVMIQLGRVRGNKMVDMQLSNHKLVLRAIRMVREATGVSDEVAAELLEKHGSVRNAVDAIQAK is encoded by the coding sequence ATGTCTGAAAATTTAAGTGCTTTAGCAACAGAATCTAGCTCTACGTATGATAATCTGGAGCAACAAACGGTAGATACGATCTTGCGTCAAATTAACGCAGAGGATAAAACGGTTCCTGTGGCCGTCGAAAAAGTTATTCCAGCGATCGAAGCTTTAGTGCACGAAATCGTTAAGCGAATGAAGCAAGGTGGTCGTCTATTTTATATCGGTGCCGGAACATCAGGTCGATTAGGTGTGGTCGATGCGTCTGAATGCCCACCCACCTATGGTGTACCACACGACTGGGTTATCGGATTAATCGCAGGTGGCGATTCAGCCATTCGCAAGGCAGTAGAGAATGCGGAAGATGATGAGAAACAGGCTTGGCTGGATATGGAAGCTTATGGTATCGACGAACTAGATACGGTGGTAGGTATAGCCGCTTCGGGTAGAACGCCTTACGTAATCGGTGGTTTGCGCGTTGCAAATGCCCGTGGAATCCTAACAGGTTGTATTGTTTGCAACGCCGGGAGTGCAGTGGCTGCTGAAGCTAAATACCCTATCGAAGTGGTAGTGGGTCCTGAGTACGTCACAGGAAGCACCCGAATGAAATCTGGAACGGCCCAAAAACTCGTTTTAAACATGCTGTCGACCGCCGTTATGATCCAATTAGGTCGCGTGAGAGGGAACAAAATGGTGGATATGCAGTTAAGTAATCACAAGTTAGTCTTACGTGCCATTCGCATGGTTCGCGAGGCAACTGGGGTAAGCGATGAGGTGGCAGCAGAACTTTTAGAAAAACACGGTAGCGTACGAAATGCAGTAGATGCAATTCAAGCAAAATAA
- a CDS encoding c-type cytochrome, with translation MKNISKLILTFVFGTMAFGFQAKAEDFPADIKPLMTKYTCFACHKVDARLVGPAYKDVAKKKYSVDKIVALIAKPQPSNWPGYPPMAPMTNVPKEDAVKLAKYINSLK, from the coding sequence ATGAAAAACATATCTAAACTTATTTTAACGTTCGTCTTCGGAACGATGGCTTTTGGCTTTCAAGCAAAAGCAGAAGATTTTCCTGCAGATATCAAGCCTTTAATGACTAAATATACTTGCTTCGCTTGTCATAAAGTAGACGCTCGTTTAGTGGGTCCAGCTTACAAAGATGTAGCTAAGAAGAAATATTCAGTGGATAAAATTGTTGCTTTAATCGCAAAGCCACAGCCGTCTAACTGGCCAGGTTACCCTCCAATGGCGCCTATGACTAATGTGCCTAAAGAAGATGCGGTTAAATTAGCGAAGTATATCAACTCGTTGAAATAA
- a CDS encoding GNAT family N-acetyltransferase, whose product MEIRPIESRDNEALAKVIRTALAEFGANKPGTVYFDPTTDALYELFQTPGSFYFVATHDEKVIGGCGIFPTENLPNGTCELVKLYVAKEARGTGLGKQLMEQSMSWAKANGYSHVYLESMPELKKAVSIYEKVGFAPLDHPLGNSGHDGCDIWMLKAL is encoded by the coding sequence ATGGAAATTCGGCCCATTGAATCCAGAGACAATGAAGCACTGGCGAAGGTAATTCGTACAGCATTGGCGGAATTTGGGGCGAATAAGCCGGGTACGGTCTATTTTGATCCGACCACGGATGCCTTGTACGAATTATTCCAAACACCCGGGTCGTTTTATTTCGTAGCCACGCATGACGAAAAAGTCATAGGCGGTTGCGGAATCTTTCCCACAGAAAATTTGCCAAATGGAACCTGCGAACTTGTAAAGCTCTATGTAGCTAAAGAAGCAAGAGGAACCGGATTAGGTAAACAACTGATGGAGCAATCGATGAGCTGGGCAAAGGCAAACGGCTATTCGCATGTCTACTTAGAATCAATGCCTGAATTAAAAAAGGCCGTTTCCATTTATGAAAAAGTAGGATTCGCGCCTCTTGATCATCCTTTGGGAAATAGTGGTCATGATGGATGTGACATCTGGATGCTCAAAGCCTTATAA
- a CDS encoding DUF5606 family protein — MDLLNEVAHISGKSGLYKVLKPTRTGVIVETLDAAKQKSVVGGQTRISVLKDISLYLDDHQDSTLPLADLFLQIHAKFNGVLPIEAKKASDAELFSTLATVVPNYDTDRVFASDIKKILSWYLILVANTPELFPAAAKAEKAPKAEKAPAEKAEKKPAAKKAAK, encoded by the coding sequence ATGGATTTATTGAATGAAGTTGCCCATATCTCGGGAAAAAGTGGATTGTACAAAGTGTTAAAACCTACGCGCACAGGTGTGATTGTAGAGACTTTGGACGCTGCAAAACAAAAATCAGTCGTAGGTGGCCAAACACGCATTTCCGTGTTAAAAGACATCTCGTTGTATTTAGATGATCACCAAGATAGCACTTTACCATTAGCTGATTTGTTTTTACAAATTCACGCTAAATTCAATGGCGTTTTACCTATCGAAGCAAAAAAAGCAAGTGACGCTGAATTATTTAGCACCTTAGCAACTGTAGTTCCTAACTACGATACAGACCGCGTATTCGCGTCAGACATTAAAAAAATCTTAAGTTGGTATTTGATTTTGGTAGCTAATACACCGGAATTATTCCCGGCAGCTGCGAAAGCAGAGAAAGCTCCTAAGGCTGAAAAAGCTCCAGCTGAAAAAGCAGAGAAAAAGCCAGCTGCGAAGAAAGCCGCAAAATAA
- the yihA gene encoding ribosome biogenesis GTP-binding protein YihA/YsxC, translated as MAQINAKFVTSNTDFKNCPPARFPEFAFIGRSNVGKSSLINSLTFHKGLAKTSQTPGKTQLINHFIIDEKWYLVDLPGYGFAKVSKEKRKEFEKMIFDYLIHRENLTCLFVLVDIRLKPQAVDIEFMSRMVEDEIPFYIVFTKADKLSQKQVNESVEVYKNFLLEMWDELPPLFITSAEKHVGREDILKSIDELIQTSPYRIGK; from the coding sequence ATGGCTCAGATTAACGCTAAATTCGTTACCAGTAACACCGACTTTAAGAATTGTCCTCCAGCAAGATTTCCTGAATTTGCCTTTATTGGCCGTTCGAATGTGGGAAAATCGTCTCTGATTAATTCGTTGACCTTTCATAAAGGCTTAGCGAAAACATCCCAAACTCCCGGAAAAACGCAGTTAATTAATCACTTCATTATTGACGAGAAGTGGTATTTAGTGGATTTACCCGGTTATGGTTTTGCCAAAGTCAGCAAGGAAAAACGTAAGGAATTCGAGAAAATGATCTTTGATTATTTAATCCACCGAGAGAATTTGACCTGTTTGTTTGTGTTAGTGGACATTCGTTTGAAGCCGCAGGCGGTGGATATTGAATTTATGAGCCGGATGGTAGAGGATGAAATTCCCTTTTATATTGTATTTACAAAAGCGGATAAGTTATCCCAAAAACAGGTAAATGAAAGTGTTGAGGTGTATAAAAACTTCCTTCTAGAAATGTGGGATGAATTACCTCCTTTGTTTATTACCTCGGCTGAAAAACACGTAGGTCGCGAAGATATTTTGAAGTCTATCGATGAATTAATTCAAACATCCCCTTACAGAATAGGGAAATAG
- a CDS encoding four helix bundle protein gives MKVRKFEELIVWQKSIEIAVQLYKNFDRHPDFGFTNQIKRASISISNNIAEGFERNSNKDFNRFLYFAKGSSSEVKSMLILGNRLGYLSNVEMKDYYYQIDEIGKMLYKLSISLTI, from the coding sequence ATGAAAGTTAGAAAATTTGAAGAATTAATTGTTTGGCAAAAATCAATAGAGATAGCCGTTCAGCTTTATAAAAACTTTGATAGACATCCTGATTTCGGATTCACAAATCAAATAAAAAGGGCGTCCATTTCAATTTCAAACAATATCGCTGAGGGTTTTGAAAGAAATTCTAATAAAGATTTTAATCGATTTTTATATTTTGCTAAAGGCTCTTCGAGTGAAGTTAAATCAATGTTGATTTTGGGAAATCGATTAGGCTATTTATCTAATGTAGAAATGAAAGACTATTATTATCAAATTGACGAAATAGGAAAAATGCTATATAAACTTTCTATCTCCCTCACAATTTAA
- the hemE gene encoding uroporphyrinogen decarboxylase, whose product MEKLQNDLLLRAAQGLPVERIPVWVMRQAGRILPEYRAVRAKAGSFIGLATHPEMAAEVTIQPVTRFGVDAAIIFSDILVVPEAMGLPYVMEEQKGPVFPEVIRSKADLAKIREANPEEDLKYVLDAIKIVKKELAGKVPLIGFAGAPFTIFCYMVEGKGSKTFSQAKKMLYADPELAHALLQKITDSTISYLKAQVAAGANLVQIFDSWAGILSPAQYSVFSTPYLKQICDAVTEVPVTLFAKGAFFAREEMAALNCATIGLDWNMDIAESRRLVGPNKTLQGNLDPCALYGDFKTVEAETKKMIDQFGTQRYIANLGHGVYPDIDPDKVQCFVDTIQNYKA is encoded by the coding sequence ATGGAAAAACTACAAAACGATCTACTTCTTCGTGCCGCGCAGGGTTTACCTGTGGAGCGAATCCCGGTTTGGGTGATGCGTCAGGCGGGGAGGATTTTACCAGAATATAGAGCGGTGCGCGCGAAAGCGGGTTCATTTATTGGTCTAGCCACGCATCCAGAAATGGCGGCGGAGGTGACAATTCAGCCGGTGACGCGTTTTGGAGTGGATGCGGCGATTATCTTTTCGGATATTTTAGTGGTACCGGAGGCGATGGGTTTGCCGTATGTGATGGAGGAGCAGAAGGGTCCAGTTTTTCCGGAGGTGATCCGTTCGAAGGCGGATTTAGCGAAGATTCGGGAGGCGAATCCGGAAGAGGATTTGAAGTATGTGTTAGATGCGATTAAGATCGTGAAGAAGGAGTTGGCTGGCAAGGTGCCTTTAATTGGTTTTGCCGGTGCGCCTTTCACGATTTTCTGTTATATGGTGGAGGGGAAAGGGTCGAAGACGTTTTCTCAGGCCAAAAAGATGTTATATGCCGATCCTGAACTAGCGCATGCTTTGTTGCAAAAGATTACGGATTCTACGATTTCGTATTTGAAGGCACAGGTAGCGGCTGGGGCTAATTTAGTTCAGATTTTTGATTCGTGGGCGGGAATTTTGTCGCCTGCCCAGTATTCGGTGTTTTCAACTCCTTATTTAAAGCAGATTTGTGATGCGGTGACTGAGGTTCCGGTGACGCTTTTTGCCAAAGGGGCTTTCTTCGCTCGCGAGGAAATGGCCGCCCTTAATTGTGCGACGATTGGTTTGGACTGGAATATGGATATCGCGGAATCGCGTCGATTAGTGGGGCCTAACAAAACATTGCAAGGAAATTTAGATCCTTGTGCTTTGTATGGTGACTTCAAGACGGTGGAAGCAGAGACTAAAAAGATGATTGATCAATTTGGGACGCAGCGTTATATTGCGAACCTAGGTCATGGGGTTTATCCTGACATTGATCCAGACAAGGTACAGTGTTTTGTGGATACGATTCAGAATTATAAAGCATAA